One genomic window of Ziziphus jujuba cultivar Dongzao chromosome 4, ASM3175591v1 includes the following:
- the LOC125420276 gene encoding PR5-like receptor kinase, whose product MILRKKDSIEEFDVEAFIRNCNSFAPKRYTYTQIKKMTNSLANVIGKGGYGCVYKGILPDGRLVAMKVFKQSKSNGEDFINEVASMGRTSHVNIVTLIGFCYEMNERALIYDFMPNGSLDKFIFDQENGSTTRCLEWKKLFEIALGIARGLEYLHRGCNTRILHFDIKPQNILLDKDFCPKISDFGLAKLWLNKDSVVSLRSARGTAGYIAPEVFNKYFGGVSHKSDVYSYGMLVLEMVRGRKNIDPIVSHTSEIYFPYYIYKDIEMGKDLRILGVTTEEEKELARKMVLVSFWCIQTNPSDRPPMGKIVDMLEGNLQQVQIPPKPFLFSPKRSPQQSTESS is encoded by the coding sequence ATGATCCTTCGGAAGAAAGACAGTATAGAGGAGTTTGATGTGGAGGCATTTATAAGGAATTGTAATTCATTTGCCCCAAAGCGATACACTTATACACAGATCAAGAAAATGACAAACTCACTAGCAAACGTAATAGGAAAAGGAGGATATGGTTGTGTATACAAAGGAATACTACCTGATGGTCGCCTTGTTGCAATGAAAGTCTTTAAACAATCCAAAAGCAATGGGGAAGATTTTATTAATGAAGTTGCTAGTATGGGTAGAACTTCTCATGTTAATATAGTTACTCTTATTGGATTCTGTTATGAAATGAATGAGAGAGCCTTGATTTACGATTTCATGCCTAATGGTTCACTtgataaattcatatttgatcaAGAAAATGGGAGCACAACCCGGTGCCTAGAATGGAAAAAATTGTTCGAAATTGCTCTTGGCATTGCACGAGGACTGGAATACTTGCATCGTGGTTGTAACACAAGGATTCTGCATTTTGATATAAAGCCTCAAAACATTCTTTTGGATAAagatttttgtccaaaaatatcAGATTTTGGCCTAGCCAAACTATGGCTGAATAAGGATAGTGTTGTGTCCCTGAGAAGTGCTAGAGGAACAGCAGGGTATATAGCTCCTGaagtatttaataaatattttggtggGGTATCTCATAAATCTGATGTTTATAGTTATGGGATGTTGGTTCTTGAAATGGTTAGAGGAAGAAAGAATATCGATCCTATAGTTTCTCATACTAGTGAAATTTACTTTccatattacatatataaagaCATTGAGATGGGTAAAGACTTAAGAATTTTGGGAGTTACaacagaggaagaaaaagaactaGCAAGGAAAATGGTATTAGTGAGTTTTTGGTGCATTCAGACAAATCCATCAGATCGACCACCAATGGGTAAGATTGTAGATATGCTGGAAGGAAACCTTCAACAAGTCCAGATTCCACCAAAGCCATTCTTGTTTTCTCCTAAAAGGTCTCCTCAACAATCCACAGAatcatcataa